A window from Prosthecochloris marina encodes these proteins:
- a CDS encoding DUF3368 domain-containing protein — MLNAISNTSPLLYLYRIEGIEWLPELFGEIWVPAAVKAELQDGRNKGYDVPDPKNFSWLKTVNPKVQSSEWLSLDLGPGELAAMSLALENPQYVVLLDDMLARRTARAAGLQVWGTLKVLLETKSRGFIKKVEPYVERLISAGMWITDDVKQRILVLAEEKD, encoded by the coding sequence ATGCTTAACGCAATAAGCAACACCTCTCCATTACTTTATCTATATCGTATTGAGGGCATTGAATGGCTCCCAGAGCTTTTCGGGGAAATTTGGGTGCCTGCAGCAGTAAAGGCAGAACTACAGGATGGACGAAATAAAGGCTATGATGTGCCAGATCCAAAAAATTTTTCTTGGCTAAAAACAGTCAACCCAAAAGTGCAATCTTCTGAATGGTTGTCTTTAGATCTTGGTCCAGGCGAATTGGCTGCAATGTCTCTTGCGCTTGAAAATCCACAATATGTTGTTTTGCTTGATGATATGCTTGCCCGACGAACAGCTCGTGCGGCGGGTTTGCAAGTTTGGGGAACCCTAAAAGTATTATTGGAAACAAAAAGTAGGGGGTTCATCAAAAAGGTTGAACCTTATGTTGAACGTTTGATAAGTGCCGGGATGTGGATTACCGATGATGTGAAGCAGAGAATTTTGGTTTTGGCTGAAGAAAAGGATTGA
- a CDS encoding UPF0175 family protein has protein sequence MAAQHITVDIPEKILLAEKTDAHAFGKELRVLAAVKLFEMGRLSSGRAAELAGMGRVEFLLSLSRYNVFPLASELHDLEENHA, from the coding sequence ATGGCTGCTCAGCATATTACAGTTGATATTCCTGAAAAGATATTGCTCGCAGAAAAGACCGATGCTCATGCTTTTGGAAAGGAGTTGCGTGTGCTTGCTGCTGTCAAGTTATTTGAAATGGGACGGCTTTCTTCAGGTCGTGCAGCCGAACTTGCCGGAATGGGCCGGGTGGAGTTTTTACTCAGCCTGAGCCGATACAATGTTTTCCCCCTCGCTTCCGAGTTACACGATTTAGAAGAAAATCATGCTTAA
- a CDS encoding SDR family oxidoreductase, with translation MEKEKVLVAGASGYLGRYAVHEFKKRGYFVRALVRNPEKAGKEGPNLEPSITNVADEIVTGDATKPETLKDVCKDIDVVFSAMGLTMPEGNATNYDIDYLGNKAILDDALSHGVRKFIYVSVFNASKMSDVDVVKAHELFVETLTSSNMDYAIIRPTGYFSDMGMFFSMVKSGHMFLLGDGENKVNPIHGADLAKVCVDAVESHEKEVGTGGPEVFTFNEVISMAFDAVGKKPWITHIPLWMGDAALFITGFFSKTLAGLLSFAITVNRIDNVAPMSGTHYLKDFYRELSKKAG, from the coding sequence ATGGAAAAAGAAAAAGTGCTTGTAGCAGGAGCGTCGGGTTATCTTGGGCGATACGCCGTACATGAATTCAAGAAACGGGGGTATTTCGTCAGGGCGCTGGTCAGAAATCCGGAAAAAGCTGGCAAGGAAGGCCCGAATCTCGAACCTTCGATTACAAATGTTGCCGATGAGATCGTGACCGGAGATGCAACCAAACCTGAAACGCTGAAAGATGTATGCAAAGACATCGATGTCGTATTTTCCGCTATGGGCCTGACCATGCCAGAGGGCAATGCAACGAATTACGATATCGACTACCTCGGCAACAAGGCTATTCTCGATGACGCACTGTCGCATGGAGTCCGAAAATTCATTTATGTCTCGGTTTTCAATGCTTCGAAAATGTCCGATGTGGATGTTGTCAAGGCACATGAACTGTTCGTCGAGACGCTCACCTCATCCAATATGGATTATGCTATCATAAGACCCACAGGCTACTTTTCCGATATGGGAATGTTTTTTTCGATGGTAAAGTCAGGTCATATGTTTTTGCTTGGAGATGGTGAAAACAAGGTCAACCCCATACATGGCGCAGACCTGGCAAAAGTCTGTGTCGATGCGGTTGAAAGTCACGAAAAAGAAGTTGGAACAGGAGGACCCGAGGTCTTTACGTTCAATGAAGTCATCAGCATGGCCTTCGATGCCGTCGGCAAGAAACCATGGATAACACACATTCCCCTATGGATGGGGGATGCTGCCCTGTTCATCACCGGCTTTTTCAGCAAAACATTAGCCGGACTGCTCTCTTTTGCGATAACGGTCAATAGAATCGACAATGTCGCCCCTATGAGCGGAACGCATTATCTCAAAGATTTTTATCGTGAACTGTCGAAAAAGGCAGGCTGA
- a CDS encoding winged helix-turn-helix domain-containing protein: MNTQSKVQGSDLQNEEKDYNYKQLDKVIHSRIRFAALCYLDSVDQASFVEIRDGISATDGNLSVHMRKLEAAGYVYCDKTYSKRVPLSTYRITDTGRSAFTEYRSKLGDFFSLPFSTVHDKNL, encoded by the coding sequence ATGAATACTCAATCCAAAGTGCAGGGGAGTGACCTGCAAAACGAAGAGAAAGATTACAATTACAAACAGCTCGACAAGGTGATCCATTCCAGGATCCGTTTTGCAGCGCTATGTTATCTTGATTCTGTCGATCAGGCGTCTTTCGTTGAAATCCGTGACGGTATAAGTGCCACCGACGGTAATCTCAGTGTGCATATGAGAAAGCTCGAAGCTGCAGGTTATGTATACTGTGATAAAACATACAGCAAACGGGTGCCTTTATCGACATATCGTATAACCGATACCGGGAGGAGTGCGTTTACGGAATACCGCAGTAAACTCGGTGATTTTTTCAGCCTGCCTTTTTCGACAGTTCACGATAAAAATCTTTGA
- the rlmN gene encoding 23S rRNA (adenine(2503)-C(2))-methyltransferase RlmN — MHTEKVNIKSYSRKDLQHVVAELGEPGYRANQIHRWLFNEQVENFESMTNLGAKLRNRLSNRYVIQSCSIVKKQLDPEKKNGMGTSKFLVKLHDEQTVETVLIPAEDRNTVCVSSQVGCPLRCTFCATGYMGFTRNLNAAEMAEQVYLVNNLLTATPTNHVTNVVFMGMGEPLLNTSNVIEAIETLSDKDYSFSLPQRKITISTVGLIPQIDAIARSGIKTKLAVSLHAANQQKRASLMPVAKEHTLDGLHNALERYVDLTGKPVTLVYMLLEGINDTMEDAKSLVAFCSGFLCKINLIDYNSIVNMKFKPVETEWRDRFIRILVGAGLNVTVRKSYGTSINAACGQLALKEKTLPADRFIK; from the coding sequence ATGCACACTGAAAAAGTCAACATCAAGTCATATTCACGCAAAGACCTGCAACATGTTGTTGCTGAATTGGGTGAACCAGGATACCGCGCAAACCAGATACATCGGTGGCTCTTCAATGAGCAAGTAGAAAACTTCGAAAGCATGACCAATCTCGGAGCAAAACTGAGAAACAGGCTTTCGAACCGGTATGTCATTCAATCATGCTCGATTGTAAAAAAACAGCTTGATCCGGAGAAAAAAAACGGCATGGGAACATCGAAGTTTCTGGTAAAACTTCATGACGAGCAAACCGTGGAAACCGTGCTCATTCCGGCAGAAGACAGAAACACGGTATGCGTCTCTTCCCAGGTAGGCTGCCCGCTCCGCTGCACCTTCTGCGCGACAGGTTACATGGGATTCACACGCAATCTCAATGCGGCGGAAATGGCCGAACAGGTTTACCTCGTCAACAACCTTCTTACAGCCACCCCCACAAACCACGTTACCAATGTAGTATTCATGGGCATGGGAGAACCCCTGCTGAATACCTCCAATGTTATTGAAGCAATCGAAACCCTCTCCGATAAGGATTACAGTTTTTCACTTCCCCAACGCAAAATAACAATATCAACCGTCGGGCTGATTCCTCAAATAGATGCGATTGCTCGATCCGGTATTAAAACAAAACTTGCGGTTTCTCTGCATGCAGCGAATCAGCAAAAGCGGGCATCTCTCATGCCTGTAGCAAAGGAACATACTCTTGACGGTCTGCATAATGCTCTTGAGCGATATGTTGACCTTACAGGCAAACCCGTAACGCTGGTATACATGCTTCTTGAAGGAATAAACGACACGATGGAGGATGCAAAAAGCCTTGTAGCGTTCTGCAGTGGTTTTTTATGCAAAATAAATTTGATTGATTATAATTCTATCGTTAATATGAAGTTCAAGCCTGTCGAAACAGAGTGGCGAGACCGTTTTATCCGGATTCTTGTCGGTGCAGGTTTGAATGTCACTGTACGCAAAAGCTATGGGACATCGATAAATGCAGCGTGCGGTCAATTGGCATTAAAAGAAAAAACGTTGCCTGCTGACCGTTTCATTAAATAA